In Musa acuminata AAA Group cultivar baxijiao chromosome BXJ2-8, Cavendish_Baxijiao_AAA, whole genome shotgun sequence, one genomic interval encodes:
- the LOC103995454 gene encoding laccase-17-like, with product MEESTVQHSMICSLAWLLALSTLLAVPELSCGSMTRRYKFDIRLQNVTRLCRTRSIVTVNGKFPGPKIMAREGDRVVVKVVNHVTNNVTIHWHGVRQLRTGWYDGPAYVTQCPIRTGQSFVYNFTIVGQRGTLFWHAHISWMRATLYGPIVILPKRGVPYPFPKPYKEIPVIFGEWFNVDPEAIIAQALRTGAGPNISDAYTINGLPGPLYNCSKKDTFELKVKPGKTYLLRMINAALNDELFFSIANHTLTVVDVDAVYVKPFDADIVHIAPGQTTNVLLHTKPSPPDATFLMAARPYATGSGTFDNTTTAGLLVYLPPNASSSSSHVKNLALFRPTLPALNDTAYTTNYTGKLRSLASAQFPANVPKTVERRFYFTVGLGTSPCAKNQTCQGPNGTKFAASVNNISFALPTSAALLQAHYFGRTKGVYDTDFPDTPPFPFNYTGTPPNDTFVTNATKVVVLPFNTSVELVMQDTSIQGAESHPLHLHGFNFFVVGTGFGNYDPSKDPRRFNLADPIERNTVGVPVGGWVAIRFLADNPGVWFMHCHLEVHTSWGLRMAWVVNDGWLPNQKLVPPPSDLPRC from the exons atggaGGAATCTACTGTTCAGCACTCGATGATATGTTCCCTCGCTTGGCTTTTGGCCTTGAGCACTCTTTTGGCAGTACCTGAGCTTTCATGTGGTAGCATGACAAGGCGCTACAAGTTTGAT ATACGGCTGCAGAACGTGACACGGCTCTGCCGCACGAGGAGCATCGTTACGGTCAACGGCAAGTTTCCCGGCCCTAAGATCATGGCGAGGGAGGGCGATCGCGTCGTCGTCAAGGTGGTTAACCATGTCACCAACAATGTCACCATTCACTG GCATGGAGTTCGGCAGCTGCGGACTGGGTGGTACGACGGTCCGGCATACGTGACACAGTGCCCCATCCGGACTGGCCAAAGCTTCGTCTACAACTTCACCATCGTGGGCCAAAGAGGCACTCTCTTTTGGCATGCACACATCTCGTGGATGAGGGCCACGCTCTACGGGCCCATCGTCATTCTCCCCAAGCGAGGTGTTCCTTACCCTTTTCCTAAACCCTACAAGGAAATCCCTGTCATCTTTG GAGAGTGGTTTAATGTGGATCCTGAGGCCATCATTGCTCAAGCTCTTCGGACTGGTGCAGGTCCAAATATCTCTGATGCGTACACCATCAATGGCCTCCCTGGCCCCTTGTACAATTGCTCCAAGAAAG ATACGTTCGAGCTGAAGGTGAAGCCCGGGAAGACGTACCTCCTCCGCATGATCAACGCTGCACTCAACGACGAGCTCTTCTTCAGCATCGCCAACCACACGCTCACCGTAGTCGACGTCGATGCCGTCTACGTGAAGCCCTTCGACGCCGACATCGTCCACATCGCGCCGGGGCAGACCACCAACGTCCTTCTCCACACCAAGCCTAGTCCTCCTGATGCCACGTTCCTCATGGCGGCCAGGCCTTACGCCACCGGGTCCGGCACCTTCGACAACACGACCACCGCCGGCCTCCTCGTGTACCTTCCGCCGAAcgcttcgtcttcttcctcccatGTTAAGAACCTTGCACTCTTCAGGCCGACCCTCCCGGCTTTAAACGACACGGCCTACACCACGAACTACACCGGCAAGCTTCGCAGCCTGGCGAGCGCGCAGTTCCCCGCGAACGTTCCGAAGACCGTCGAGAGGCGGTTCTACTTCACGGTGGGGCTGGGGACCAGTCCGTGCGCCAAGAATCAGACCTGCCAGGGGCCGAACGGCACCAAGTTCGCCGCTTCCGTCAATAACATCTCCTTCGCGCTCCCGACGTCGGCGGCGCTCCTCCAGGCGCACTACTTCGGGCGGACGAAGGGGGTCTACGACACCGACTTCCCTGACACCCCGCCGTTCCCGTTCAACTACACTGGGACTCCGCCCAACGACACCTTCGTGACCAACGCAACCAAGGTGGTGGTGCTTCCGTTCAACACCAGCGTGGAGCTGGTGATGCAGGACACCAGCATCCAAGGGGCCGAGAGCCACCCCCTGCACCTCCATGGCTTCAACTTCTTCGTGGTGGGCACCGGATTCGGGAACTACGACCCGTCGAAGGATCCCAGGCGATTCAATCTCGCCGATCCGATCGAGAGGAACACCGTCGGCGTGCCGGTCGGTGGTTGGGTCGCCATCCGCTTCCTCGCCGATAACCCCG GAGTCTGGTTCATGCACTGTCACCTGGAAGTGCACACGAGCTGGGGGTTGAGGATGGCGTGGGTGGTCAACGATGGGTGGCTCCCCAACCAGAAGCTGGTTCCTCCGCCGTCCGATCTCCCCAGATGTTGA